The nucleotide sequence GTCCTACGTTGTGGTTTCGTAATACTTGGTCGTGGGATGAGAAAACAGAAAAACCTGTCCTTAAAGTCTTGCCATCTGATGCTAACTTCCAAATAATTGAAGCTTCTCATCCTAGCCTCGGACGGCGCTGGCTCTACTGCGAAAATAGCACTGACTTACTATTCACCGATAATGAAACTAACTATGAGCGACTGTTTGGGGTTGCTAATACCTCCCCTTATGTCAAGGACGGTATTAATAATTATCTCATTCACGGTGATCAATCAGCTGTTAATAGTGATCGCATCGGGACTAAAGTCTCTATTTATTATAGTCTTATGATCAACCCAGGAAAAACGCAAACCGTTCGATTGCGCCTTAGTGACTCACCCGATCTAACTAATCCTTTTGGCACTGATTTTGAGCCGCTTTTTCAAACGCGTATTGCCGAGGCAGATGCCTTTTATCAGCGCATATGTCCCAGTGATCTATCGGCAGATCAGCGCAATATTCAGCGACAGGCATTCGCTGGAATGCTTTGGAGTAAGCAATTTTATTATTATGCCGTCGATCAATGGCTAAAGGGAGATCCTCAACAACCTTCGCCCCCTTCTCAACGCCTACAGGGGAGAAACCATCGATGGGAACACTTTTATGGTGATGATGTGCTGTCTATGCCCGATAAGTGGGAGTATCCTTGGTTCGCGTCTTGGGATTTAGCGTTTCAGACAATTCCACTGGCGATGATCGATCCCGATTTTGCTAAAAGACAACTACAGAGATTAACTCGTGAGTGGTATATGCACCCAAACGGTCAATTACCTGCCTATGAGTGGTCTTTTGATGATGTTAATCCCCCTGTTCATGCTTGGGCAACAATGTGTGTTTATCAGATCGAAAAAAAAATTTATGGTAAAGCTGATCGCCTATTTCTAGAACGCGTTTTTCAAAAGCTGTTGCTCAATTTTACTTGGTGGGTGAATCGAGAAGATATAGAAGGCAATAATGTCTTTGAAGGGGGATTTCTCGGTTTGGACAATATCGGTGTGTTTGACCGTAGTAAGCCTTTACCCACAGGGGGCTATATTCAACAGTCCGATGCCACCGGTTGGATGGCAATGTATTGTTTAAATTTACTGGAAATTTCCCTAGAATTAACTCAAGACAATCCAGTTTATGAAGACATCGCTAACAAATTTTTTAAACATTTTATTTATATTGCTAATGCGATGAACAATTTAGGACCCTACCGGTCGGATTTATGGGACGAAACGGATAAATTTTATTATGATGTCCTCAACCTTCCTGATGGACAGCATATTCCTTTAAAGATCCGTTCTTTAGTTGGTCTAATTCCCCTATTTGCCGTCGCCACAATCTCTCAGGAAAGATTAGATCGCCTACCTGACTTTAAACGACGAGTCATGTGGTTTTTAGAAAATCGTCCTGATCTCGCATCTCATATCACCTGCTTGGAACAAAAAGGGATAGAGGGAATGAGAGTTTTATCGCTATTACCCATTGATAAACTACGCCATGTTTTAAGAAAAATGTTAGCTGAAAGCGAATTTCTTAGCGAACATGGAATAAGGTCACTTTCGCAGTATCATGCCCAACATCCTTATACCTTTTCCATAGGAGGACAGGAGTACCGTGTTGATTACGAACCTAGCGAATCGACGACAAATTTATTTGGAGGAAACTCTAATTGGCGAGGCCCGATCTGGTTTCCGGTAAATTATCTCATTATTGAGTCCTTGCAAAAATTTCACACCTATCTTGGAGACAATTTTCAAGTTGAATATCCAACTGGTTCAGGAAAAATGATGACACTATCGGATGTCGCTCGTGATTTGTCAAATCGACTTATGGGAATTTTTACCCAAGATGCATCTAAAAGGCGACCCGTTTATGGAGATATTGAGCGATTCCAAAGCGATCCCCACTGGCGTGATTTAATTTTATTTCATGAATATTTTCACGGCGATTTTGGTTCTGGGCTTGGAGCATCTCATCAAACGGGTTGGACAGGTTTAGTAGCCGTATTACAGCAAATATACGGTAATAGCTAAAGCACAGATTTTTGGGGTTAATCAGCCTCTAATCCTTATACATACTTATTTTGAGCGTTTTTTAACTAAAAAATTAACAAGAGGTTTCGCTAGATAAATGTATCAGGGCAAGAAACTTGTCATTGGAATCCAAAATCAGAATCAACCAAGGTTAAATTTTCTCGCCATATCTAGAATAATACCTTGTTCAGCCCGAGCGATCGCCCCATAAGTCTTAGTTATTGCTTTAGCTTCCACAGAAATAGATTGTATCCCCCACCTCACTAAGTCTGTGATTATTTCGGGGTATTCTACTGATATTTGACCACAAATCGAACAGGGTATCTTTAATTCTTGTGCTGATGTTATTAATTGTTTAATCGCTTTTTTTACAGCGGGATGTTGAGTGGTTAATTGTGAGTTAATTAAGGTATCTTCTCGATTAATTCCTAATAAAAATTTACTCAAATCATTTGTACCTATTGATATTCCTTGCACTCCCGCTGCTACGTATTCTGGTAATAAGAAAATCACTGAGGGAACTTCTGCCATAATCCATATGGCTAATGATGTTTGTTGTAATAATCCTGATTTTTCTATTAATTGATAATAATGTTGAAATTCCTCTACACTACGAATAAAAGGTAAAAGAAGATTAATTTTAGATTTTTTATATCTGCTCAATTCTAAAATAATTTCTAACTCTAATTTAAAGAATATTTCTTTAATTTTTTGATTGTGTTTAACTTCTCCTAAATATTTATTTAATTCTAATGACTCCCAATTAAGAGAACGATAAAATACGGGTTTACCAGGAAAAGCTTGACAAACTGTTTCTAGAAAATGTTGTAAATGTTCTTTTAATTCTGTTGAATAGTTATTTAACCAGGTAATTAATGAACGTTGTTGTAGCAATTCTAAAAAAAAGAATTCTGTACGTAATAAACCTACACCATCAACCTGTTTACCGGAAACTAAATTAAGGCTTTCGAGTTGACTAATATTAACGAATAATTGAGTACTAATAGGATAATAAGGTAAAGGTATATCTAATTCTAACTCAGATTGAGATTCAAAACCAGAAGGAAAAGAAACTTCACCAGTATCACCATTAATTTTGATTAAAGTTCCCGTAGTAATTAACTGAGTTGCACCCTCCGCGCCAACAATAGCGGGAATACCTAACTCTCTAGCAATAATAGCCCCATGACTGGTTAAACCTCCCGTTTCGGTGATGATACCTGCGGCTTTTTTGACTAGAGGTAACCAATCAGGAGTAAGATTAGCAAAAACGAGAATTTGTTGGGGTGGAATAGATTGCCAATGTTGTTGAGAATCAAGGATAATTTGTGCAGGAGCGATCGCTTGTCCTTGAGAAGCAGCTAATCCTTGTATAATTAAGTTAGAATTGGATTGCAAGGGAGTTAAATAGGGTTTAACCTCTGTAATATCTAACTGATTGTCTCTCCAACTCCAAGTAAAAGAGTTAACGGAGGGATAATCATTAACCAAATCAAAACAAAGATTCTCTAACTCTGTTAACTGCTGCTCAGTGAGACTATAATTAGTCTGTGCTTCTTCATCTAGTAAATATCTTGCTAATAAATCATTATTAAGACGATAAGCAACTAATTTATTACCCAATTTGTGAGTTGCTAAAACCCGACTCAGAGAATTATAGCAAAAGCGATCGGGTAAAACCTCTCCCCAATCTAAAGCCAATTTATCTCCCCAGGTGCTATCTATAATAACAGTGGAAGGGTCAATAGTAGTGACTCCTGAACTAATCGCTGTATAATAAGGTTGGAGTAAGAGAGCAAATTTTACTTGAGTGAGATTAAGTCGTCTTTTTTGTAATAACCAAAGAATTTTAGCCCTAAATAATTCAGCCCAACTGTTTTTAATACCCTGAGATAACCCTTCAGGATGATTGAGGGAAAATTGAGAAGAGAGTAACTCATCCCACTCCATAGCATTAAACACACAAACAGAGGGTATTAATTTGATAGGGGTATTAGGTAACTTAGTAACTTCCCTATAGATAGTTTCTAACCAGTCAGGAGGAAAAGTGGTATTAAGGATAATTTGACGACTTTGTTGAGCAAAAGTCTGTAAAGCTTGATGATTATGACAATCAAGACTAGCAAAATCCGTTAATAACCTATCTAAAGGAGAGAGGGTGAGAAACTGCTCAAATAGGGAATTAGAGATAACTAAACCAGGAGTAACAGGATAACCTCTCTGTTTAATCTGACTTAGAGTATAAGCTTTTTGTCCTACTTGAGGGTATGTTGCAGCATCAATCTCATCTAACCAATAAATAATACTCATTTTCCCGAGAGAGTATAATCAATCAGCCAAATTGCCATAGCGCGTAGATAGTGACTAGCGCGAAAAGTTCCCTCAGAAGTAATCGCTTCAGGAGTACGAAACTGTAAACCATTATCATAGATTTGTTGTACCACGGTTTGGGCTAACTTTAATCCTTCGGTTTGCATACCATTACGAATTAAAAAAGCAGCTAAAGCGAAATTAATACCAGTCCATACTTCTAGAGGATGAGTACTATCGGGATTTTCTGGAGTACCATCTAATTTAACCCCATTAGCTGCGCCAATTTTACCCTGATGAAAGTTCAAAAAACAACTTTGATAGATAGTTTCTAGGGTAGATTTCAGATATTGCGACTCAACCAAGTCAGGAAGTCCGAGTAATTGGGCGTAAAATTGACCCGCGAGTTGATCAGCCATAACTATCTGGGAATTACTTTGATTATCCAGACGATAATATTTACCATTCCAGAGTTGAGAGTGATAAACTAAACGAGATTGACTTAACCAGTTTTGGTAGTTAGCTAAGGTTGTCTGGATACCTTGGGGATAATCTTCTGGTTGTAAGAGAGGATTCATCGGAGGATTAGCCAGTAAGATTTTAGCGATAGCGATCGCCGCTTCTAAAGCTGTAATCCACAAACCACCACAATAAGCGCTAACTCCCTGTAAACGCCAATCATCAAAAGTCTGATCTGGTGCGCCGCTATTTTCGGGGATACCGTCACCGTCTAAGTCAAAGGTTTTGAGATAATCGAGGGTTTTAGTCACACTCGGCCAACATTCCCAGAGAAAATCTGTATCTTGTTTATCCGTCAAGACAAAATCCCGATATACTTGCAGGACATAATCGCTACTTAAATCTTTCCAGAGATTG is from Gloeocapsa sp. DLM2.Bin57 and encodes:
- a CDS encoding glucosidase, giving the protein MTEEEIRLAQDRDRTAYWRRWGSYLSERQWGTVREDYSATGEAWDYLSHDQARSQAYRWGEDGIAGISDNHQRLCFALALWNGADPILKERLFGLTGSEGNHGEDVKEYYFYLDNTPTHAYMKYLYKYPQRAFPYNQLVEENRHRGRQTKEYELLDTGVFEGDQYFDVFVEYAKQSPEDILIKISAINRGSEPAPLHLCPTLWFRNTWSWDEKTEKPVLKVLPSDANFQIIEASHPSLGRRWLYCENSTDLLFTDNETNYERLFGVANTSPYVKDGINNYLIHGDQSAVNSDRIGTKVSIYYSLMINPGKTQTVRLRLSDSPDLTNPFGTDFEPLFQTRIAEADAFYQRICPSDLSADQRNIQRQAFAGMLWSKQFYYYAVDQWLKGDPQQPSPPSQRLQGRNHRWEHFYGDDVLSMPDKWEYPWFASWDLAFQTIPLAMIDPDFAKRQLQRLTREWYMHPNGQLPAYEWSFDDVNPPVHAWATMCVYQIEKKIYGKADRLFLERVFQKLLLNFTWWVNREDIEGNNVFEGGFLGLDNIGVFDRSKPLPTGGYIQQSDATGWMAMYCLNLLEISLELTQDNPVYEDIANKFFKHFIYIANAMNNLGPYRSDLWDETDKFYYDVLNLPDGQHIPLKIRSLVGLIPLFAVATISQERLDRLPDFKRRVMWFLENRPDLASHITCLEQKGIEGMRVLSLLPIDKLRHVLRKMLAESEFLSEHGIRSLSQYHAQHPYTFSIGGQEYRVDYEPSESTTNLFGGNSNWRGPIWFPVNYLIIESLQKFHTYLGDNFQVEYPTGSGKMMTLSDVARDLSNRLMGIFTQDASKRRPVYGDIERFQSDPHWRDLILFHEYFHGDFGSGLGASHQTGWTGLVAVLQQIYGNS